A genomic window from Ciona intestinalis chromosome 8, KH, whole genome shotgun sequence includes:
- the LOC100178394 gene encoding F-box only protein 7 yields MKLRVRFQTRTVVVSLDDSNVLTVLHVKNQVREILNDLQLPHNTSFALSLNGKTSIGNDGDLLSAAGIVSGDLLKVLISDEIPTDQISSVQDSVSMTSVRTEQMDPVEDASNEDDQPGTSDAFEVPCYHPGPLLLQDYKAGQQLPDYLQQLYSLESVKTDFHAICLILHSFMLESGFILQGLNTQLPPDLENALKSFVVNLEYKHPAGNDLHFSMTCNPLGQFVLVNGLVRPCSNTEEQVLTLQVKSTDFVKKFNADSKPSDSSQVFKDLTKLAHSFKENVAYRAIDNMRAELQLPPIHGMLSLFPELLLRILSHLDVGSLCAVSQTCRILCDVAKDDNLWRSLLIKDFNAVPREMQGTSWKEVYMQRYKRKQQRQQERQRIAREQDFFYPVTPETPQFPGQPFGPNHPTAQPFPGQPLGMIGGDYDLDPTFPFGPLGGRGRANPFNPNPIGPMRPGPHNPLPGSRFDPMNPHPGGFRPGRGGGMMDDMNFGLPGLPNQQRNRRGFGGGGFGGFM; encoded by the exons ATGAAGTTACGCGTCCGTTTTCAAACTCGTACCGTTGTCGTTAGTTTGGACGATTCGAACGTACTAACAGTTTTACACGTGAAAAATCAAGTACGAGAGATTCTAAATGATCTCCAGCTTCC ACATAACACAAGTTTTGCATTGAGTCTAAATGGGAAGACAAGCATTGGCAACGATGGAGACTTACTTAGTGCAGCAGGAATCGTTTCAGGAGATTTACTTAAAGTACTGATCAGTGATGAAATACCAACAGATCAAATCAG CTCAGTACAAGATTCGGTGAGCATGACATCTGTTAGAACTGAACAGATGGATCCAGTTGAAGATGCTAGCAATGAAGACGATCAG CCAGGTACTTCAGATGCATTTGAGGTACCTTGCTATCATCCAGGTCCTCTTTTATTACAAGATTACAAAGCAGGACAGCAGCTACCTGATTATCTACAGCAACTCTACAGCTTGGAATCAGTGAAAACTGACTTTCATGCTATCTGTTTAATTCTGCACAGCTTTATGCTGGAAAGTGGTTTTATCCTTCAG GGTTTGAACACACAGCTGCCTCCTGATCTAGAGAATGCATTGAAGTCGTTTGTTGTGAACTTGGAGTACAAACATCCAGCTGGGAATGATTTGCATTTTTCTATGACGTGTAATCCACTCGGACAGTTTGTGTTGGTAAACG GTTTGGTGCGACCATGCAGCAATACTGAGGAACAAGTTCTAACATTACAAGTCAAGTCTACCGATTTTGTGAAGAAATTTAATGCAGATTCAA AGCCTTCTGATAGCAGTCAGGTGTTCAAAGACCTCACAAAACTTGCACACAGTTTTAAGGAGAATGTTGCGTACAGAGCAATTGACAATATGAGAGCAG AACTTCAACTTCCACCAATCCATGGAATGCTCTCTTTGTTTCCCGAGCTTTTGTTAAGAATCCTCTCACATCTGGATGTTGGGAGTTTGTGTGCCGTTTCACAG ACATGCCGGATTCTTTGTGATGTTGCAAAAGATGATAATCTATGGAGGAGTCTCCTCATCAAAGACTTCAATGCTGTGCCAAGAGAGATGCAAGGAACTTCTTGGAAAGag GTATATATGCAACGTtacaaaagaaaacaacagAGACAACAAGAACGTCAGCGAATTGCAAGAgaacaagattttttttaccCAGTTACACCTGAAACACCACAGTTTCCCGGACAACCATTTGGTCCTAACCACCCAACTGCGCAACCCTTTCCTGGCCAACCACTCGGAATGATAG GTGGAGATTACGATTTGGATCCTACGTTTCCTTTTGGTCCTCTCGGTGGAAGAGGGCGTGCCAACCCATTTAACCCAAATCCTATCGGGCCCATGCGCCCAGGCCCCCACAATCCACTGCCAGGGTCCCGGTTTGATCCCATGAACCCCCATCCTGGGGGTTTTAGACCTGGAAGAGGAGGAGGTATGATGGATGATATGAACTTTGGATTGCCTGGATTACCAAACCAGCAGAGAAACAGAAGAGGTTTTGGTGGAGGT
- the LOC100187102 gene encoding BLOC-1-related complex subunit 6-like, which produces MSESTNSTPEKVVSQPEPEEIKTSNESIVEKSNEEPSNDVLTEQDLIVNSLSRAGVVTVKGGQVSFVSNDLLGQINSAASSQPSETASSLMELSPSSSTSDRMFKRKSNMPVVDGNVIDDLEKDCEKLSQSVDLVIQQMASKLDKISALSVGNIQTCSDTVNQMGLTVDQSVRTMYSLIAHAEELDDAMEPAYLIAAKIHKIKDVLSALESQVH; this is translated from the exons ATGTCCGAAAGTACAAATTCAACACCAGAGAAAGTCGTCTCCCAACCAGAACCggaagaaataaaaactagTAATGAATCTATAGTTGAAAAATCGAATGAGGAGCCTTCAAATGACGTTTTAACCGAACAGGATTTAATCGTCAATTCGCTTTCACGGGCTGGAGTGGTTACAGTAAAAGGGGGCCAAGTATCGTTCGTTTCTAACGATCTTCTAGGCCAAATAAATTCag CAGCTTCTTCCCAACCAAGCGAAACAGCAAGCAGTTTAATGGAACTATCACCTAGCAGCAGTACGAGCGATAGGATGTTTAAACGTAAAAGCAACATGCCGGTTGTGGATGGAAATGTGATTGACGACTTGGAAAAGGATTGTGAAAAACTATCACAGAGTGTTGATCTTGTTATTCAGCAAATGGCCAGTAAACTTGACAAG ATTAGTGCTCTATCTGTGGGAAACATACAAACTTGTTCGGatactgtcaatcaaatggGATTGACAGTTGATCAATCAGTAAGGACAATGTACTCACTTATTGCACATGCTGAAGAGTTAGATGATGCCATGGAACCAGCATACTTAATTGCTGCTAAAAt CCACAAGATAAAGGATGTTTTGTCAGCTTTGGAATCACAAGTTCATTGA